CGCGCAGCCTTGATCAGCTGCGGGACCAGGACCACGTTGAACATGCCGCCTGCGAGCAGGAGGTAGACGACGTTGGGGATCGTGTTGGACTTCTCGAAGATGTCAGCCACGAGCGTGGTGTTGCCGATCGCCACGGCCAGCAGGGCGGTGCGGACGAATCCCAGCACTCGCGAGACCAGGGTGCCGGCCGCCATGATCGCACTGGCCCGCGCCAGCCCCTGTGCCGGGAGGTGGCTCTGATCGCTGGTGGGTCCCTCGGGCGGAGGTGGCGGCGGTCCGGTGTCGGTCTGCTGCGGGGAAGTAGCTGTCATCGTCAGTGGACTATAGCCCAGTCACCCCGGGATCTGCCGCGTCAGGCAGGGGCAGGTGGGTGGCTCAGCTCGACTGCACCGTCTCATCGATGACTTGTCGGGCCAGCGCCACGATGCGCCGCTCATTGGGGAAGGAGAGCGTGCGGTCCAGGTCGTCCATGTTGACCCAGGCGACGTCCACGGCCTCATGATCTGGATCGTTCTCGATGCTCAGCTCTCCGCCCACCGCCTCCATGAGGTAGTGGTGCACGGTCTTGTGGACCCGGTGGGTGGGGACGGTGAACCAGTATTCGATGCTGCCCAGCGATGTCAGGATGGCACCCTCGACCCCAGTCTCCTCGGCCACCTCACGCAGCGCCGCCTGCTCGTGGGTCTCCACGCCTTCCGGGTGACCCTTGGGCAGGCACCACTCCAGCCGACCGCCGCGGTTGTAGCGGGCGATGATCGCCACATCGAATCCGGTGGCCGCTGGGCGGATGATGACCCCGCCGGCGCTGACCTCTTCGACCGTGGGAAGGCTTCCCTGCTGCCGGGAGGACTGCCGGTTCGGCAGTCGACGTGCGCCCATTGACACTGTCAATGGGGTGCGCCGTTCACCACCGCTCTCCGGTCTGTTCATACAGAACACTCTAATGGGAGTGCCGGTCTGAGCACGGCGGGCCCGGCCTGCGGGCGTATGGGACACTGTTTTCGCTATGCCTTACCTCCCCTCTGGTTTCCCTGACGGCGCCTGGCTGCCGGACGTCGTCGTCGAACTCGGCGAACTCTTCGCCGCGCGCGGATTCGAGCTCTCACTGGTCGGCGGTCCGGTGCGAGACCTCTTCCTCGGTCGCACCTCGCCGGACCTGGACTTCACCACCGACGCGACCCCGGACCAGATCATCGCCACCGTGTCGGGATGGGCCGAGGCCCATTGGGACATCGGGCGCGATTTCGGCACCATCGGGCTGCGCAAGGGCCAGGACACCATCGAAGTCACGACCTATCGTGCCGAGGCCTATGACCCGACCTCCCGCAAGCCACAGGTCAACTTCGGGACCGACCTGGGTGAGGATCTCGTCCGGCGAGACTTCACTGTCAATGCCATGGCGCTGAAGCTGCCGAGCTTCGAACTCGTCGATCCGCATTCGGGCGTGTCGGATCTGCACCAGCGTGTGCTGCGCACCCCGGCCACCCCTCAGGAGTCCTTCTCGGACGACCCGCTGCGAATGATGCGCGCTGCCCGCTTCACCTCACAGCTGGGCATGGAAGTGGCCCCTGAGGTGCGTGAAGCCATGATTGAGATGGCTGCCCGCGTGGAGATCGTCTCCGCCGAGCGGGTGCGCGAGGAGCTGGTGAAGCTGATCTGCGGGGTCCACCCGAGCGCCGGGATCGATCTGTTGGTGGAGTCAGGCCTCGCGGAGATCATGCTTCCCGAGGTGCCCGCACTGAAGCTCACCGATGACGAGCACCACCGGCACAAGGACGTCTACCAGCATTCGCTCAAGGTGCTCGAACAGGCCTGTTCATTGGAGACCGACGACGACGGCCCGGTGCCCGGTCCCGACTTCGTGCTGCGCTTCGCGGCGCTGATGCACGACGTCGGCAAGCCCAAGACCCGCCGCTTCGAGCCGGGCGGCGGGGTCAGCTTCCGGCATCACGACGTGGTGGGCGCGAAGCAGACCCGGCGTCGCATGCAGGCGCTGAAGTTCGACAAGGCCAGCATCACCGCCGTCTGCCTCCTGGTGGAGCTGCATATGCGCTTCTATGGCTACGGCGACCAGGGGTGGAGTGATTCGGCCGTGCGGCGCTACGTCACCGACGCCGGGGATCAGCTCCAGCGGCTGCACCGGCTGACCCGCTCGGATGTCACCACCAGGAACCGCAAGAAGGCGGCGCGCCTGGACCACGCCTACGACGATCTCGAAGCTCGGATCGCTGAGCTTGCCGAGCGGGAGGAGCTGGACCGGATCCGTCCGCACCTGGACGGTGAACAGATCATGCAGGTGCTGGGGATCGCGCCGGGGCCGGAGGTGGGCCAGGCCTACAGGTTCCTGCTCGAGCACCGCATGGAACATGGTCCGGTGCCGCAGGAGCAGGCAGTGCAGATCCTCAAGGAATGGTCCGCGGCCCAGCAGTAGACGACGCCGGGGGTGATTCGGGCTGGGGCTCAGCCTCGGGCTGTGCCCGTACCTGTGCCTGTGCCTGGGCCGGCGTCTTCGTCGGCATGGCGGAGCGCGCGACCGGGTCACGCGCGGGACGAAGGATGTCCATCACCACTTGGATCATCAGATACAGGGTCGCGCCGATATGGCCCAGGACCGCAGCCACATAGAGCATCGAGTCGAAGGAGTGCTGCGGATCCTGGTCTCCGACCCCGCTGGCCAGGTACATCCAGATGGCCCAGAAGTGCAGCACCTGGAATCCCTGCCAGATCAGTGCGTCTCGCCAGCGCGGGACGGCCAGCGCGATCAGCGGCACCAGCCAGATCATGAACTGCGGCGAATAGACCTTGTTGACCAGCAGGAACGCCGCGAGGATCAGGAACAGCAGCTGGACCATTCGTGGCGGTTCGGGGGCGAGGAGTCCCAGGATCAGGATCGCGACGCAGCTGGCGGCGAAGAGCGTGAAGGACCATGCCGAGATGGTCTCCGCCGTGAGTCCGCTGCCTCCCGACTCCTCGGCGATCACCTGCCAGATATGCCAGGGGGAGGAGTATCCGGCACCGCGCTCTGCCGAGAGTTCGAAGAACTGTGCCCA
The nucleotide sequence above comes from Nesterenkonia halotolerans. Encoded proteins:
- a CDS encoding NUDIX hydrolase — its product is MGARRLPNRQSSRQQGSLPTVEEVSAGGVIIRPAATGFDVAIIARYNRGGRLEWCLPKGHPEGVETHEQAALREVAEETGVEGAILTSLGSIEYWFTVPTHRVHKTVHHYLMEAVGGELSIENDPDHEAVDVAWVNMDDLDRTLSFPNERRIVALARQVIDETVQSS
- a CDS encoding CCA tRNA nucleotidyltransferase yields the protein MPYLPSGFPDGAWLPDVVVELGELFAARGFELSLVGGPVRDLFLGRTSPDLDFTTDATPDQIIATVSGWAEAHWDIGRDFGTIGLRKGQDTIEVTTYRAEAYDPTSRKPQVNFGTDLGEDLVRRDFTVNAMALKLPSFELVDPHSGVSDLHQRVLRTPATPQESFSDDPLRMMRAARFTSQLGMEVAPEVREAMIEMAARVEIVSAERVREELVKLICGVHPSAGIDLLVESGLAEIMLPEVPALKLTDDEHHRHKDVYQHSLKVLEQACSLETDDDGPVPGPDFVLRFAALMHDVGKPKTRRFEPGGGVSFRHHDVVGAKQTRRRMQALKFDKASITAVCLLVELHMRFYGYGDQGWSDSAVRRYVTDAGDQLQRLHRLTRSDVTTRNRKKAARLDHAYDDLEARIAELAEREELDRIRPHLDGEQIMQVLGIAPGPEVGQAYRFLLEHRMEHGPVPQEQAVQILKEWSAAQQ